One Streptomyces sp. NBC_01237 genomic region harbors:
- a CDS encoding C45 family peptidase, producing MAPRPTEPAPARVLPVIEISGSPLDRGRQYGEAVRPQLRAALGYYEEAFGQSAGLTWSRVAARAARWLEPVRDFAPHLVEEMRGIADGAGVGLLDVLALNARGEVIYDKSFARMRADGQTSDEEPAGPPDEEPAEGCTSFAAYGEASGDGHVYAGQNWDWRAGVADTVVMIRIVQPPRPTLIMQVEAGQIGRQGANSAGIAFNANGLGGRFDDTIGLPQTVVRRSVLDQSNITDALDVLCRTRAHIASNALLTCREGFAIDLETTPAGHGWMYPTDGLLVHGNHYQAGIPAPLAAAGYRPMSSDSLVRVPRAEQGLKALRGSTGPDESRRIIRSAMSDHLGHPESLCTHPDPRQPVVKHWTTLVSSLADLTTGDYHVTAGTPCDREYQHLPWNLYDGPYGQN from the coding sequence ATGGCACCCCGTCCCACGGAACCCGCCCCCGCCCGGGTCCTCCCGGTCATCGAGATCTCCGGCAGCCCGCTCGACCGGGGCCGCCAGTACGGCGAAGCCGTACGGCCCCAACTGCGCGCGGCCCTCGGCTACTACGAAGAGGCGTTCGGCCAGTCGGCCGGGCTGACCTGGTCCCGGGTCGCCGCCCGCGCCGCCCGCTGGCTGGAACCCGTACGCGACTTCGCGCCCCACCTCGTCGAGGAGATGCGGGGCATCGCGGACGGCGCGGGCGTCGGCCTGCTGGACGTCCTCGCCCTGAACGCCCGCGGCGAGGTCATCTACGACAAGTCCTTCGCGCGGATGAGGGCGGACGGGCAGACGTCCGACGAGGAGCCCGCCGGCCCGCCCGACGAGGAACCCGCCGAGGGCTGCACCTCCTTCGCCGCCTACGGCGAGGCCAGCGGCGACGGACACGTCTACGCCGGGCAGAACTGGGACTGGCGGGCCGGAGTCGCCGACACCGTCGTCATGATCCGTATCGTCCAGCCGCCGCGGCCGACCCTGATCATGCAGGTCGAGGCCGGACAGATCGGCCGCCAGGGCGCCAACTCCGCCGGGATCGCCTTCAACGCCAACGGTCTCGGCGGCCGCTTCGACGACACGATCGGGCTGCCCCAGACCGTCGTACGCCGCAGCGTCCTGGACCAGAGCAACATCACCGACGCCCTCGACGTGCTGTGCCGCACCCGGGCCCACATCGCCAGCAACGCCCTGCTCACCTGCCGCGAAGGCTTCGCCATCGACCTGGAGACCACCCCCGCCGGGCACGGCTGGATGTATCCCACCGACGGCCTGCTCGTGCACGGCAACCACTACCAGGCCGGCATCCCCGCCCCGCTGGCCGCCGCCGGATACCGCCCCATGTCGTCCGACTCCCTGGTCCGCGTCCCGCGCGCCGAGCAGGGTCTCAAGGCGCTGCGCGGCTCCACCGGGCCCGACGAGTCGCGGCGGATCATCCGCAGCGCGATGTCGGACCACCTCGGTCACCCCGAGTCCCTGTGCACCCACCCGGACCCCCGGCAGCCCGTCGTCAAGCACTGGACGACCCTCGTCTCCTCGCTGGCCGACCTGACCACCGGCGACTACCACGTCACCGCCGGAACCCCCTGCGACCGCGAGTACCAGCACCTCCCCTGGAACCTCTACGACGGCCCGTACGGCCAGAACTGA
- a CDS encoding MerR family transcriptional regulator, with product MFTIGDFARYGRVSARMLRHYDAIGLLRPDRTDPATGYRFYGAAQLARLNRVIALKDLGFTLQQVRAVLDEEVGPEELRGMLRLRRAELEAARSAAEARLAQVEARLRSIESEGHMPTDDVVLKTVPAVRVAELTGTAASYGPADITEVIVPLYDRLFGLLGTAGLSPSGPGIAYYEDAPSGGGAIAVHAGVTVSAPVGPVGATGITVVELPAFEAATIVHRGPMDTVLPTEQTLARWIDASGYRSAGYAREVNLECPDDREKWVTELQEPVTGA from the coding sequence ATGTTCACCATCGGAGACTTCGCCCGGTACGGGCGGGTGTCGGCCCGCATGCTGCGTCACTACGACGCCATCGGTCTGCTGCGCCCCGACCGCACCGACCCCGCCACCGGATACCGCTTCTACGGCGCCGCCCAGCTCGCCCGCCTCAACCGCGTCATCGCGCTCAAGGATCTCGGCTTCACGCTCCAGCAGGTGCGGGCCGTGCTCGACGAGGAGGTGGGGCCCGAGGAGTTGCGCGGGATGCTGCGGCTGCGGCGGGCGGAGCTGGAGGCGGCCAGGTCGGCGGCCGAGGCGCGGCTTGCCCAGGTCGAGGCGAGGCTCCGGTCGATCGAGAGCGAGGGGCACATGCCCACGGACGATGTCGTACTGAAGACCGTTCCCGCGGTACGGGTGGCGGAGCTGACCGGGACCGCGGCGAGTTACGGGCCCGCGGACATCACGGAGGTGATCGTTCCGCTGTACGACCGGCTGTTCGGCCTGCTCGGCACGGCGGGGCTCTCCCCGTCCGGACCGGGTATCGCGTACTACGAGGACGCCCCGTCCGGCGGCGGCGCGATCGCCGTGCACGCCGGGGTGACGGTCTCCGCACCGGTGGGCCCGGTCGGGGCCACCGGGATCACGGTGGTGGAGCTGCCCGCGTTCGAGGCGGCGACGATCGTGCACCGGGGCCCGATGGACACCGTCCTGCCCACGGAGCAGACGCTGGCCCGGTGGATCGACGCCAGTGGATACCGGTCGGCGGGGTACGCCCGGGAGGTCAACCTGGAGTGCCCGGACGACCGGGAGAAGTGGGTGACGGAACTCCAGGAGCCGGTCACCGGGGCCTGA
- a CDS encoding AfsR/SARP family transcriptional regulator translates to MDRHHGPRVRVPEQRAPDEPAAGAALRFAVLGPVRAWRGGELLPSGSPQQRALLTALLLRDGRTATASELIDAIWGEEPPQQALAAVRTYASRLRKALGQDTLVSESGGYAIRTRREALDVSLAQELATEAEKVRAGGDRCQARTLINKALSLWDGEALASVPGPYAENQRTRLEEWRLQLTETRLDLDLEVGCHAEAVSELTALTATHPLRERLRGLLMIALYRSGRQAEALAVYADTRRLLADELGVDPRPELAQLQRRILQADEELARPADEPAPVSATLRPAQLPATVPDFTGRTSFVAELGARLATAEGSVMAVSALAGIGGVGKTTLAVHVAHQARPHFPDGQLYVDLQGAGSRAAEPETVLGSFLRALGTADSAIPDTLAERAALYRSALDGRRILVLLDNAHDAAQIRPLLPGTAGCAALVTSRVRMVDLAGAHLVDLDVMSPEEALQLFTRIVGTERVGAEREAALDVVAACGFLPLAIRIAASRLAARRTWTVSVLAAKLADERRRLDELQAGDLAVKATFELGYGQLEPAQAHAFRLLGLADGPDISLAAAAALLNLEPHAAEDLLEALVDTSLLESAAPGRYRFHDLVRLYARACAERDEQPPEEREKALSRLLDFYLATAAGVYALERPEDRLVDHLEPTVHAGLTFAGRHSALDWLYAEATNLLACVCQASRPATLRRAVDLLYAALDLGESGANAKQYEAAALTVREAARECGDPRAEGRAVMSLANAHQLAGRFDHADREAQEAMRLADAVQDLLPASWAANARGIIALYQNRHADGEEFLSQAIAAFRSDGNRPGEASALCNLSRIHLATGRTSSAITLARSGIEIYDSLGHALRGANGRYALGMALTQSGQFAAATAQLTEALEIFRDSRQRLWEGMAMFRLAEVDIASGRPAQAAQYSELALTVLRGIGGEWRRGNVLTVLGRALSGIGQTGRAQVCWHEALTIYEELGSPEADEVRSLLAPASAS, encoded by the coding sequence ATGGACCGTCACCACGGGCCACGCGTGCGCGTGCCGGAGCAGCGCGCTCCGGACGAACCGGCGGCCGGTGCCGCGCTGCGGTTCGCCGTGCTCGGGCCCGTACGCGCCTGGCGCGGTGGCGAGCTGCTGCCCTCCGGTTCACCGCAGCAGCGGGCCCTGCTGACCGCGCTGCTCCTGCGCGACGGGCGGACGGCCACCGCGTCCGAACTCATCGACGCGATCTGGGGCGAGGAGCCGCCCCAGCAGGCGCTGGCGGCGGTACGGACGTACGCCTCCCGGCTGCGCAAGGCGCTCGGCCAGGACACGCTGGTCAGCGAGTCCGGCGGCTATGCGATCCGGACCCGGCGGGAGGCCCTGGACGTCAGCCTCGCCCAGGAACTGGCCACCGAGGCGGAGAAGGTCCGCGCGGGCGGCGACCGCTGCCAGGCCCGCACCCTGATCAACAAGGCGCTGAGCCTGTGGGACGGCGAGGCGCTCGCCTCCGTGCCCGGTCCGTACGCGGAGAACCAGCGCACCCGGCTGGAGGAATGGCGCCTCCAACTCACCGAGACCCGGCTCGACCTGGACCTGGAGGTCGGCTGCCACGCGGAGGCCGTCTCCGAACTGACCGCGCTCACCGCCACGCACCCGCTGCGCGAGCGGCTGCGCGGACTGCTGATGATCGCCCTGTACCGCAGCGGACGCCAGGCCGAGGCCCTCGCGGTGTACGCGGACACCCGCCGACTGCTCGCCGACGAACTGGGCGTCGACCCGCGCCCCGAACTGGCGCAGCTCCAGCGGCGCATCCTCCAGGCCGACGAGGAACTGGCCCGCCCGGCCGACGAACCGGCCCCGGTGTCCGCCACGCTCCGCCCCGCCCAGCTCCCCGCCACCGTCCCCGACTTCACCGGCCGCACCTCCTTCGTCGCGGAGCTGGGGGCCCGGCTCGCGACCGCCGAGGGCTCGGTCATGGCGGTGTCCGCGCTGGCCGGCATCGGGGGCGTCGGCAAGACGACCCTCGCCGTCCACGTCGCCCACCAGGCCCGTCCGCACTTCCCGGACGGCCAGTTGTACGTCGACCTCCAGGGCGCCGGATCCCGTGCGGCGGAACCCGAGACGGTGCTCGGCTCCTTCCTGCGCGCACTCGGCACCGCCGACTCCGCGATCCCGGACACCCTGGCCGAACGGGCCGCCCTCTACCGCTCGGCCCTGGACGGCCGCCGCATCCTGGTCCTCCTGGACAACGCCCATGACGCGGCGCAGATCCGCCCGCTGCTCCCCGGCACGGCGGGCTGCGCGGCGCTGGTCACCAGCCGGGTCCGGATGGTCGATCTGGCCGGTGCGCACCTGGTGGACCTCGATGTGATGTCCCCCGAGGAGGCCCTCCAGCTCTTCACCCGGATCGTCGGCACGGAGCGGGTCGGCGCGGAGCGCGAAGCGGCCCTGGACGTGGTGGCCGCCTGCGGCTTCCTGCCGCTGGCCATCCGCATCGCCGCCTCCCGGCTGGCCGCCCGCCGCACCTGGACGGTCTCCGTCCTCGCCGCCAAACTCGCCGACGAGCGCCGCCGCCTGGACGAACTCCAGGCCGGCGACCTCGCCGTCAAGGCGACCTTCGAGCTCGGCTACGGCCAGCTGGAGCCCGCCCAGGCCCACGCCTTCCGCCTCCTCGGCCTCGCCGACGGCCCGGACATCTCGCTGGCCGCCGCCGCCGCCCTGCTCAACCTGGAGCCCCACGCGGCGGAGGACCTGCTGGAGGCACTGGTCGACACGAGCCTGCTGGAGTCGGCGGCACCGGGACGCTACCGCTTCCACGACCTCGTACGCCTCTACGCGCGTGCATGCGCGGAGCGCGACGAACAGCCGCCGGAGGAGAGGGAGAAGGCGCTGTCACGGCTGCTGGACTTCTACCTCGCCACGGCGGCCGGGGTGTACGCGCTGGAGCGGCCGGAGGACCGGCTGGTCGACCATCTGGAGCCCACGGTCCACGCGGGACTCACCTTCGCCGGCCGCCACTCGGCGCTCGACTGGCTCTACGCGGAGGCGACCAATCTGCTCGCCTGCGTGTGCCAGGCGTCCCGCCCCGCGACGCTGCGCCGCGCCGTCGACCTGCTCTACGCCGCCCTCGACCTGGGCGAGTCCGGCGCGAACGCGAAGCAGTACGAGGCGGCCGCGCTGACCGTCCGCGAGGCGGCCCGGGAGTGCGGCGATCCACGGGCGGAGGGCCGCGCCGTGATGTCCCTGGCCAACGCGCACCAGCTGGCCGGGCGGTTCGACCACGCGGACCGCGAGGCCCAGGAGGCGATGCGGCTGGCGGACGCGGTCCAGGACCTGCTGCCCGCCAGCTGGGCGGCCAACGCCCGGGGGATCATCGCCCTCTACCAGAACCGGCACGCGGACGGCGAGGAGTTCCTGAGCCAGGCCATCGCGGCGTTCCGCAGCGACGGGAACCGTCCGGGCGAGGCCAGTGCCCTGTGCAACCTGTCCCGGATACATCTGGCCACCGGCCGGACGAGCAGCGCCATCACGCTGGCCCGGTCGGGCATAGAGATCTACGACTCCCTCGGCCACGCGCTGCGCGGGGCGAACGGCCGCTACGCCCTGGGGATGGCACTGACCCAGAGCGGACAGTTCGCCGCGGCGACCGCCCAGCTGACGGAGGCACTGGAGATCTTCCGTGACAGCCGTCAGCGGCTGTGGGAGGGCATGGCGATGTTCCGGCTGGCGGAGGTGGACATCGCGTCCGGCCGTCCCGCACAGGCCGCCCAGTACTCCGAACTCGCGCTGACCGTCCTGCGGGGCATCGGTGGCGAATGGCGGCGGGGCAACGTCCTGACCGTCCTCGGGCGCGCACTGTCCGGAATCGGGCAGACCGGCCGCGCCCAGGTCTGCTGGCACGAGGCGCTCACCATCTACGAGGAGCTCGGTTCTCCGGAGGCCGACGAGGTCCGGTCGCTGCTGGCGCCGGCCTCCGCGTCCTGA
- a CDS encoding amidohydrolase family protein codes for METFPKIISVDDHTVEPAHVWRDRLPSKYADTGPRIVRAPLKEMTFMGGRFAPVMGAKGDEGPVGDWWVYEDLHRPLTRLDTAVGYDRDEIRLEVITYEQMRPGSYSVPDRLADMDVNHVQSALCFPTFPRFCGQTFTEAKDRELGLLGVRAYNDWMVEEWCGPDARGRLIPLTLVPLWDAELAAQEVRRNAARGVRAVAFSEIPPHLGLPSIHTDEWDPFLRACDETGTVIAMHIGSSSKMPSTSADAPPAVGSTITFANCCFSMVDWLMSGKFERFPNLRIMYAEGQIGWIPYILERADVVWEENRGWGGVADKVHRPPSELFTEHVYGCFFDDAFGLKNLDAIGVGNVLYETDYPHSDSTWPRSREVGEEQMGHLDAEIVDRIVRRNAIDLLGLTDDGLWAGP; via the coding sequence ATGGAGACCTTCCCGAAGATCATCTCGGTGGACGACCACACGGTGGAGCCCGCTCATGTCTGGCGGGACCGGCTCCCGTCCAAGTACGCGGACACCGGTCCGCGGATCGTCCGGGCGCCGCTCAAGGAAATGACCTTCATGGGCGGCAGGTTCGCGCCCGTGATGGGGGCGAAGGGTGACGAAGGGCCGGTCGGCGACTGGTGGGTGTACGAGGACCTGCACCGGCCGCTCACCCGGCTGGACACCGCCGTCGGCTACGACAGGGACGAGATCAGGCTGGAGGTCATCACCTACGAGCAGATGCGTCCGGGTTCGTACTCGGTGCCCGACCGGCTCGCCGACATGGACGTCAACCACGTCCAGTCCGCGCTGTGCTTCCCGACGTTCCCGAGGTTCTGCGGCCAGACGTTCACCGAAGCGAAGGACCGCGAGCTGGGCCTGCTCGGAGTCCGGGCGTACAACGACTGGATGGTGGAGGAGTGGTGCGGTCCCGACGCGCGGGGCCGGCTCATCCCGCTCACCCTCGTCCCGCTCTGGGACGCGGAGCTGGCGGCACAGGAGGTCCGGCGCAACGCGGCGCGGGGCGTGCGCGCGGTGGCGTTCTCCGAGATACCTCCGCATCTCGGGCTCCCGTCCATACATACGGATGAATGGGATCCGTTCCTGCGGGCCTGCGACGAGACGGGGACGGTGATCGCCATGCACATCGGCTCCTCCTCGAAGATGCCGTCCACCTCGGCCGACGCCCCGCCCGCCGTCGGCTCCACCATCACCTTCGCCAACTGCTGCTTCTCGATGGTCGACTGGCTGATGAGCGGCAAGTTCGAGCGCTTCCCGAACCTGCGGATCATGTACGCGGAGGGCCAGATCGGCTGGATTCCGTACATCCTGGAACGCGCCGATGTGGTCTGGGAGGAGAACCGCGGCTGGGGCGGCGTCGCCGACAAGGTCCACCGGCCGCCGTCCGAGCTGTTCACGGAGCATGTGTACGGCTGCTTCTTCGACGACGCCTTCGGGCTGAAGAACCTCGACGCGATCGGCGTCGGAAACGTCCTGTACGAGACCGACTACCCGCACTCCGACTCCACCTGGCCCCGCTCCCGCGAGGTCGGCGAGGAGCAGATGGGGCACCTGGACGCGGAGATCGTGGACCGGATCGTGCGCCGGAACGCGATCGACCTGCTGGGGCTGACGGACGACGGGCTGTGGGCGGGGCCGTGA
- a CDS encoding MurR/RpiR family transcriptional regulator — protein MLVMEIPENETGVTRLRAAIRDQWEELSASERAVAQYLVSAPVEQLLFASAQELGAASSTSNATVVRALQRLGYAGLPALKRELANDFTSAVAPEVRLKQRIAYVGQDLDSIWADVFDEAHERIEHARRLTEPEALRRSVAALAEAHEVFCYGIAASEPGARHLALALGRIGRRARFVSETGFALADQLLALGQGDAVVIFQPGRRLVELAVMMDRARAVGAKVVLVTDELGEAYADRVEAVLTAPHTPTGITAESLTGLLVADALLLALATLDETRAVESSHQLTALREQLLDRKRRD, from the coding sequence ATGCTTGTAATGGAAATTCCAGAGAACGAGACCGGAGTGACGCGTCTCCGTGCCGCGATTCGCGACCAATGGGAGGAACTGTCCGCTTCCGAGCGGGCGGTGGCGCAGTACCTCGTCAGCGCACCCGTGGAACAGCTGCTCTTCGCCAGCGCCCAGGAGCTCGGCGCCGCCAGCTCCACCAGCAACGCCACCGTCGTCCGCGCGCTCCAGCGCCTCGGTTACGCCGGTCTGCCCGCGCTCAAGCGGGAGCTGGCCAACGACTTCACCTCCGCCGTCGCGCCCGAGGTGCGCCTCAAGCAGCGCATCGCGTACGTGGGCCAGGACCTGGACTCCATCTGGGCCGATGTCTTCGACGAGGCCCATGAGCGCATCGAGCACGCCCGGCGCCTCACCGAACCGGAGGCCCTGAGGCGTTCGGTGGCCGCGCTCGCCGAGGCGCACGAGGTGTTCTGCTACGGGATCGCCGCCTCCGAACCGGGCGCCCGCCACCTGGCGCTGGCGCTGGGCCGGATCGGCCGCCGGGCCCGCTTCGTCTCCGAGACGGGCTTCGCCCTCGCGGACCAGCTGCTGGCCCTCGGCCAGGGCGACGCCGTGGTGATCTTCCAGCCGGGCCGCCGGCTGGTGGAGCTGGCCGTCATGATGGACCGCGCCCGCGCGGTCGGCGCCAAGGTCGTCCTGGTGACGGACGAGCTGGGCGAGGCGTACGCGGACCGCGTCGAGGCCGTCCTGACCGCGCCGCACACCCCGACCGGGATCACGGCGGAGTCGCTGACGGGGCTGCTGGTCGCCGACGCGCTGCTGCTGGCGCTGGCCACCCTGGACGAGACCCGGGCGGTGGAGTCCTCGCACCAGCTGACGGCGCTGCGGGAGCAGTTGCTGGACCGGAAGCGGCGCGACTGA